GGATGCGAGTGGTGCGCTCTGCGGGATCGTGACGGATTCCGACGCACTGCGGCTGCAAAGCCGCTCGCCGCAGCAGTTGGTGAAGGAGATCGAGGAGGCGGCCGACGTCGATGATCTGAAGATCCTGCACGAGAAGCTGGAGAAGCTCGTCGTGCATCTGTCGGGCACGGGCGTGGCGACCAAGGATCTGGTGCAGACGGTGGCCCATTTGAACGACCGCATCCTGGTGCGTTTGATCGAGCTGGTACGCACCGCGCACTATCCGGATCTCACGGACCGCTTTGCCTTCCTTGCGCTGGGGAGCGAAGGCCGCAAAGAGCAGACGCTCTCCACCGATCAGGACAACGCGATCGTCTACGCGGACGATCTGACGTCGGACGAGCGCGAGCGCCTCGCGGCCTTCAGCGTCGAGCTGATCGACCATCTCATCGGGATCGGCGTGCCGGCGTGCCCCGGCGGCATCATGGCGAAGAACGAGGCGTGGCGGCGCAGTCTCTCCGACTGGAAGCATGTTCTCGAGAAGTGGCTGCGGACCCCGTCGCCCGAGAACATCCTCTCGGGCAGCATGTTCTTCGACCTACGCACCCTTTACGGAGACGCGAGCTTCGAGGCCGAGTTGAAGGCCCACATCACGTCGCAGTTGCGCGCCAATAATCTGTTTCTCGTACATAGCGCGGCCAATGCGGTCAGCTTCAAGCCGCCGTTGGGGTTTTTCGGGGGGATCAAGCCGGAGCGGCATGGACCGCACCGCGGCAGCATCGAGCTGAAAAAGGCCGGCATCTTTCCGATTACCGAGGGGGTCAAAGCGATGGCCCTACAGGCGGGCATTGTCGACGGCAGTACTCGCGGTCGGGTGCTCGGTTTGCAGGAGTCCGAGATCTTGCGCGCCGAGCAGGCGGAGAGTCTGATCGCGGCCCTGGATTTTCTGGTGACCCTGCGGCTGCGTGCGCAGTTGCTCGCGCTGGAGGAGCACCGCGAGCCGAACAATTATCTACCGCTCGAGCGGCTGAATCGGATCGAGGAGGGACGTCTGAAGCTCGCGCTCCAAGAGGTTGGTCACTTCCAGGGGTTTTTGCGAAGCCGCTTTCATCTCAATCAGATGGGGCGCTGAAGCCTGTTTCGGAGCGAGCTTGCTGGTGTTGCGGGATGGGGCAACGCAGGGGGCTGCTCTGATGGAACGCGGGGTCGCGTTTGTAGGGGCTAATGTCGCCCCTACAGGACTGCAGGGGCGAATGCATACGCCCCTGCACGCAGCAGGATCCCGTCGATCCTGTTGTCGTCCCTTCCCGGCCGCGGTCAATCGCAGCGCTGTCCCGACGGCGCCTCGAGCGCCAGGATCTCCATGCGATAGTTTCCGCACGGGTTTTCGATGGTCGGACCCTGGGTCAGCAAGACCAAGCCTTCGCGGATCCCGCGCTCGTAGAGCCAGTTGCGCACGAAGCTCGACCAGTCGGAGCGGTCGGCCTCGACCTCGATCGGGTGGATGCCGTAGGAGAACTGCAGCGCCTGACAGGTGGCCGTATTCGGGCTGAAGGCGATGATCCAGACCGGGAGCCGGAAGCGCGCGACATTGCGGGGCGTGCTGCCCGTTTGGGTGGGGACGGCGACCGCCTGCGGGGCGCTGTCCTTGATGGTGTGATAGACGCTCGCGGCGATCAGGTCGACGGCGCGCATTCGCCCCGAGCCGTGGAAGCCGTCCATGGTGCGCACGAA
The sequence above is drawn from the Thiocapsa rosea genome and encodes:
- a CDS encoding DUF294 nucleotidyltransferase-like domain-containing protein; translated protein: MSADNVFFVPVRDLCQRDVVTCEQDESLVAAAEMMSERNISSIVVCSDQVPVGMLTDRDLRNKVVARGQDPGELRVSDIMNSPLVTIGEDNYLFEALHLMSRRRIHRLCVVDASGALCGIVTDSDALRLQSRSPQQLVKEIEEAADVDDLKILHEKLEKLVVHLSGTGVATKDLVQTVAHLNDRILVRLIELVRTAHYPDLTDRFAFLALGSEGRKEQTLSTDQDNAIVYADDLTSDERERLAAFSVELIDHLIGIGVPACPGGIMAKNEAWRRSLSDWKHVLEKWLRTPSPENILSGSMFFDLRTLYGDASFEAELKAHITSQLRANNLFLVHSAANAVSFKPPLGFFGGIKPERHGPHRGSIELKKAGIFPITEGVKAMALQAGIVDGSTRGRVLGLQESEILRAEQAESLIAALDFLVTLRLRAQLLALEEHREPNNYLPLERLNRIEEGRLKLALQEVGHFQGFLRSRFHLNQMGR